One window from the genome of Bradyrhizobium xenonodulans encodes:
- a CDS encoding DUF4169 family protein, with protein MGNVINLNRFRKRAEREASVKQADANRAKFGRTKAERSAEETHADKAKAQLDQHQIDHEDPS; from the coding sequence ATGGGGAACGTCATCAACCTGAATCGTTTCCGGAAGCGCGCCGAGCGGGAAGCCTCGGTGAAGCAGGCGGACGCCAATCGGGCGAAGTTCGGCCGCACGAAGGCGGAGCGGTCGGCGGAGGAGACGCACGCGGACAAGGCGAAGGCGCAGCTGGACCAGCATCAGATCGATCACGAGGATCCGTCATGA
- a CDS encoding ribbon-helix-helix domain-containing protein, translating to MKSPVVKRSIVVAGHKTSVSLEEAFWNGMKEISGLRNMTLSELVGEIDGARQQGNLSSAIRLFVLDYFKSRAMAAIQPEKVAAQ from the coding sequence ATGAAGTCGCCCGTCGTGAAACGGTCGATCGTCGTCGCCGGCCACAAGACCAGCGTCAGCCTGGAAGAGGCGTTCTGGAACGGCATGAAGGAGATCTCGGGCCTGCGCAACATGACGTTGTCCGAGCTCGTCGGCGAGATCGACGGCGCCCGCCAGCAGGGCAATCTGTCCTCGGCGATCCGCCTGTTCGTGCTCGACTACTTCAAGAGCCGCGCCATGGCTGCCATCCAGCCGGAAAAGGTCGCGGCCCAGTAG
- a CDS encoding FeoA family protein: MTDTNDTRSQMPLGLAQRGYTGVIQHLSARDAGSALSDIELESRLIELGFVEGARVEVLHEGLVGRDPIAVRVDNITIAVRRREAMAIIVA, from the coding sequence ATGACCGACACCAATGATACGCGTTCGCAAATGCCGCTGGGCCTGGCCCAGCGCGGCTATACCGGCGTCATTCAGCACCTCTCCGCCAGGGACGCGGGCTCGGCCCTCTCGGACATCGAGCTGGAGAGCCGGCTGATCGAGCTCGGCTTCGTCGAGGGCGCCCGGGTCGAGGTCCTGCATGAGGGGCTGGTCGGGCGCGACCCGATCGCCGTCCGTGTCGACAACATCACGATCGCGGTCCGCCGTCGTGAAGCCATGGCCATCATCGTCGCCTAG
- the feoB gene encoding ferrous iron transporter B — protein sequence MELPLLHLALVGTPNSGKTSLFNALTGSRQKVANYPGVTVERKEGFFVTPQGRQVSVVDLPGTYSLRGRSPDEEITRDFVLGKASGETVPDLVLCVADSTNLRLTIRLLLELKRTGRPMVLVLNMFDIASRRGITVDVERLAKELGVPVVTSIAVRKGGTADLLALTDEISAKLAAEPQENSWRALSVAELRATQREADRIIADCVSLPARPDTWTARIDAVVLHPVGGLIVLALILFVMFQAVFAWAQPVMDLLKSSFDALGEFVQATLPDGLLQSFLQNGVISGVGSVIVFLPQIILIFLFILLLEDFGYMARAAFLMDRIMGGAGLHGRAFIPLLSSFACAIPGIMATRVIDDKRDRLTTILIAPLMTCSARIPVYTLIISAFIPAKDVWGFINLQGLVMFGLYAAGIASALAVSFLIKFFMLRDYAPAPFMLELPDYKMPQLKSIVIGIFTRAKMFLYRAGTTIFSMMVLIWFLASFPQPPAGSTEPAIDFSLAAMIGKALEPLLAPVGFNWQIAVALIPGMAAREVAVAALGTVYAIEGGKEAAEQIGSVLATKWSLATALSMLAWYIFAPQCASTLAVIRRETGSWGWMAATFTYMLVLAYAASLLTYNVAVALGAG from the coding sequence ATGGAATTACCCTTGCTGCATCTCGCCCTGGTCGGCACGCCCAACAGCGGCAAGACCTCGCTGTTCAACGCGCTGACCGGCAGCCGGCAGAAGGTCGCGAACTATCCGGGCGTCACGGTCGAGCGCAAGGAAGGCTTCTTCGTCACGCCGCAGGGCCGCCAGGTCTCGGTGGTCGACCTGCCCGGCACCTATTCGCTGCGCGGCCGCAGCCCGGACGAGGAGATCACCCGCGACTTCGTGCTCGGCAAGGCCTCCGGCGAGACCGTGCCCGACCTCGTGCTCTGCGTGGCCGATTCCACCAATCTGCGCCTGACCATCCGCCTGCTGCTTGAGCTGAAGCGCACGGGACGGCCGATGGTCCTCGTGCTCAACATGTTCGACATCGCGAGCCGCCGCGGCATCACGGTCGACGTCGAACGGCTCGCCAAGGAGCTCGGCGTGCCCGTGGTCACCTCGATCGCGGTGCGCAAGGGCGGCACGGCCGATCTCCTGGCGCTGACGGACGAGATTTCGGCCAAGCTCGCCGCCGAGCCGCAGGAAAACAGCTGGCGCGCGCTCAGCGTCGCCGAGCTGCGCGCCACCCAGCGCGAGGCCGACCGCATCATCGCCGACTGCGTCAGCCTGCCGGCCCGGCCCGACACCTGGACCGCGCGGATCGATGCGGTGGTGCTGCATCCCGTCGGCGGGCTGATCGTGCTCGCGCTCATCCTGTTCGTGATGTTCCAGGCGGTGTTCGCCTGGGCGCAGCCGGTGATGGACCTGCTCAAGTCCAGCTTCGATGCGCTCGGCGAGTTCGTGCAAGCCACCCTGCCCGACGGCTTGCTGCAGAGCTTCCTCCAGAACGGCGTGATCTCGGGCGTCGGCAGCGTCATCGTGTTCCTGCCGCAGATCATCCTCATCTTCCTGTTCATCCTGCTCTTGGAAGATTTCGGCTACATGGCGCGCGCCGCGTTCCTGATGGACCGCATCATGGGCGGCGCCGGCCTGCACGGCCGCGCCTTCATTCCGCTGCTGTCGAGCTTTGCCTGCGCCATTCCCGGCATCATGGCGACGCGCGTGATCGACGACAAGCGCGACCGCCTGACCACGATCCTGATCGCGCCGCTGATGACCTGCTCGGCGCGCATTCCGGTCTACACGCTGATCATCTCCGCCTTCATCCCTGCAAAAGACGTCTGGGGCTTCATCAACCTCCAGGGTCTCGTGATGTTCGGCCTCTATGCGGCCGGTATCGCCAGTGCGCTTGCCGTCTCGTTCCTGATCAAGTTCTTCATGCTGCGCGACTATGCGCCGGCCCCGTTCATGCTGGAGCTGCCGGACTACAAGATGCCGCAGCTGAAATCGATCGTGATCGGCATCTTCACTCGCGCAAAGATGTTTCTCTACCGCGCCGGCACCACGATCTTCTCGATGATGGTGCTGATCTGGTTCCTGGCCTCATTCCCGCAGCCGCCGGCAGGCAGCACGGAGCCCGCCATCGACTTCAGCCTCGCTGCGATGATCGGCAAGGCGCTCGAGCCGCTGCTCGCGCCCGTCGGCTTCAACTGGCAGATCGCGGTGGCGCTGATCCCGGGCATGGCGGCACGCGAGGTCGCGGTCGCAGCGCTCGGCACCGTCTATGCGATCGAAGGCGGCAAGGAAGCCGCCGAGCAGATCGGCTCGGTGCTGGCGACGAAATGGTCGCTCGCCACCGCCCTGTCGATGCTGGCTTGGTACATCTTCGCCCCGCAATGCGCCTCCACGCTCGCCGTGATCCGGCGCGAGACCGGAAGCTGGGGCTGGATGGCGGCGACCTTCACCTACATGCTGGTGCTGGCCTATGCGGCGAGCCTTCTGACCTACAACGTCGCGGTCGCGCTCGGGGCGGGATAG
- a CDS encoding GNAT family N-acetyltransferase: MDHFSTTRLTAERLNESHLADLVTLHLDAEVSRYLGGVRAPEVTKTYLATNMAHWDQHGFGLWTLRTKEGAFAGRAGIRHILVDDIDEIEISYAFTRACWGRGFASEIATALTEIGLSKLALASLIGIVYAGNVASRRVLEKSNYLLERSTIRHGNDVVIYRKRR; this comes from the coding sequence ATGGATCACTTCAGCACCACGCGGCTAACCGCCGAGAGGCTGAACGAAAGTCACCTCGCCGATCTCGTCACGCTGCATCTCGATGCCGAGGTCTCGCGCTATCTCGGCGGCGTGCGTGCACCCGAGGTCACCAAGACCTATCTTGCGACCAACATGGCGCATTGGGACCAGCACGGCTTTGGACTCTGGACATTGCGCACGAAAGAGGGCGCGTTCGCCGGGCGCGCAGGCATCCGGCACATCCTGGTCGACGACATCGACGAGATCGAGATTTCCTACGCGTTCACGCGTGCGTGCTGGGGCCGGGGATTTGCAAGCGAGATCGCGACGGCGCTGACGGAGATCGGGCTGTCAAAGCTCGCGCTCGCCTCGCTCATCGGCATCGTCTACGCAGGGAACGTCGCATCGCGCCGCGTGCTGGAGAAATCGAACTATCTCCTGGAGCGAAGCACGATCCGCCACGGCAATGACGTCGTGATCTACCGCAAACGGCGATGA
- a CDS encoding YkgB family protein, producing MKGFNIAENGGGSYRPLAILRWVMVIIFVSFGMQKFTLQSAQGIAQFISNSPFVSWLSVFGLRGEAYFLGVVEFVIAALLAAGSFSAVLSALGSFMGVVTFAVTWSFFFTTPGVVTWSLSTDPMAWNLTGEFLFKDIVLLCVCAVLFLASLPQSVVRLRTG from the coding sequence ATGAAAGGGTTCAACATCGCTGAGAACGGTGGCGGTTCCTATCGTCCGCTGGCCATTCTCCGCTGGGTCATGGTGATCATCTTCGTGTCGTTCGGAATGCAGAAATTCACATTGCAATCCGCACAGGGCATCGCCCAGTTCATCAGCAACAGTCCGTTCGTCTCCTGGCTGTCGGTGTTCGGGTTGAGGGGAGAGGCCTACTTTCTCGGTGTCGTCGAGTTCGTGATTGCCGCGCTGCTCGCGGCAGGCAGCTTCAGCGCCGTCCTGTCCGCGCTCGGTTCATTCATGGGCGTGGTGACCTTCGCCGTCACATGGTCGTTCTTCTTCACGACGCCGGGCGTCGTGACATGGAGCCTTTCAACCGATCCGATGGCGTGGAATCTGACCGGCGAATTCCTGTTCAAGGACATCGTCCTGCTGTGCGTCTGCGCAGTGTTGTTTCTCGCCTCGCTGCCGCAATCGGTGGTCCGGCTGCGCACCGGCTGA